The proteins below come from a single Alnus glutinosa chromosome 9, dhAlnGlut1.1, whole genome shotgun sequence genomic window:
- the LOC133878342 gene encoding CBL-interacting serine/threonine-protein kinase 11: MPEIQNVPDQNGNGIGNNNALLGKYEVGRLLGCGAFAKVYHARNVSTGQSVAIKVISKKKISATSSLMSNIKREISIMRRLNHPHIVKLHEVLASKTKIYFVMELVKGGELFAKVAKARFTEDLSRRYFQQLISAVGYCHSRGVFHRDLKPENLLVDENGNLKVSDFGLSAVRGQVRHDGLLHTLCGTPAYVAPEILTKKGYDGSKVDVWSCGVVLYVLNAGYLPFNDPNLMAMYKKIYKGEYRCPKWFSPDLKRFLSRVLATDPEKRITVNEILSDPWFKKGYKEVTYYEEVEKEEEPKFKDLNAFDLISFSSGLDLSGLFVDSDNSVTDGMRLVLAESPEKVVEEVEEFAKADENNLRVRRKKEWGVELEGQDGNLAIGVEVYRLTDDLVVVEAKKRGGDVGPYKDMWNNKLRPRLVGGLRAQPGTSSQQVPQTS; encoded by the coding sequence ATGCCAGAGATCCAAAATGTTCCCGACCAGAACGGCAACGGTATCGGCAACAACAACGCCTTGTTAGGAAAGTACGAGGTGGGCAGGCTCCTCGGATGCGGGGCCTTTGCCAAGGTCTACCACGCGCGCAATGTCAGCACGGGGCAGAGCGTGGCGATTAAGGTCATCAGCAAGAAGAAGATCTCAGCCACGAGCAGCTTGATGTCGAACATCAAGCGCGAGATTTCCATCATGCGGAGGCTCAACCACCCCCACATCGTGAAGCTCCACGAGGTCCTCGCCTCTAAGACGAAGATCTACTTCGTCATGGAATTAGTCAAGGGCGGCGAGCTCTTCGCCAAGGTCGCCAAGGCTCGCTTCACGGAAGATCTCAGCCGCCGGTACTTCCAGCAGCTCATCTCCGCCGTCGGATACTGCCACTCCCGCGGGGTCTTCCATCGTGACCTCAAGCCCGAGAACCTCCTCGTCGACGAAAATGGGAATCTCAAGGTCTCGGATTTCGGCCTCAGCGCTGTCAGGGGCCAGGTCCGGCACGACGGGCTGCTGCACACTCTGTGCGGCACGCCGGCCTACGTTGCGCCGGAGATTCTGACCAAGAAAGGCTACGACGGCTCAAAGGTGGATGTCTGGTCGTGCGGCGTGGTTTTGTACGTGTTGAACGCCGGTTACTTGCCGTTCAACGACCCGAATTTGATGGCCATGTACAAGAAGATTTACAAGGGAGAGTATCGGTGCCCCAAGTGGTTCTCTCCGGATCTCAAACGGTTTTTGTCTCGGGTTCTGGCCACCGACCCGGAGAAGAGGATCACCGTCAACGAGATCCTGAGTGACCCATGGTTCAAGAAGGGGTACAAGGAGGTGACTTACTACGAAGAAGTGGAGAAAGAAGAGGAGCCCAAGTTTAAAGACCTCAATGCTTTCGATCTCATATCCTTCTCCTCCGGTTTGGACCTCTCCGGTTTGTTCGTTGACTCAGACAACTCGGTGACCGACGGAATGCGACTCGTATTGGCCGAGTCGCCCGAGAAAGTCGTCGAGGAAGTGGAGGAATTCGCTAAAGCTGATGAGAACAACTTGAGAGTGAGGAGGAAGAAGGAATGGGGTGTGGAGCTGGAAGGGCAGGATGGTAATTTGGCAATAGGGGTGGAGGTTTACCGGTTAACGGACGATCTAGTGGTGGTGGAGGCTAAAAAGAGAGGTGGGGACGTTGGGCCCTACAAAGACATGTGGAACAACAAGCTTAGGCCTCGTCTGGTCGGTGGGCTAAGGGCTCAACCGGGAACTTCTTCCCAGCAGGTCCCCCAGACGTCTTGA